One Fusarium oxysporum f. sp. lycopersici 4287 chromosome 8, whole genome shotgun sequence genomic region harbors:
- a CDS encoding hypothetical protein (At least one base has a quality score < 10), with product MDAPHEKDDQDINQAQPEQQGQLEQEQQEQEHDPSSASLPTYTSYPPPPQSSTASSSTFRPMGQDLPNLRTSPSDATPTRTTRAVSSAAPSEQNSIANSDPPFSPWSVGSDKQLGYHSAASDISGDRVFPIRSVISVDPNPNLRRSDTVPANYHSRAHSERIDALMRRKNTMSGPMSSIQLDANRHGSSTTPLQLDISTSDNETETEESGPMGHSAPAAAASGHEPDVSSAGQSSADVPLVTSRFTHVVTDDGHAVITGRDGVLQRCEDEPIHTPGAIQTFGALVALREENDGCFVARYISENSERMLGYTPKQLFQLKNFLDILTEEQQDNLLDHIDFIRDEDADPAVNGPEVFSLSIRSPKRKSTKLWCAIHINPAHPDLIICEFELDDDAEYPLRPVDELTPDTPHDTLQSNPTLEEIEDSTEVLSKPLRILRSARKRRGEQGAMQVFDIMSQVQEQLSSAPNLEAFLKILVGIVKELTGFHRVMIYQFDSSFNGKVVTELVDTSMTRDLYKGLHFPASDIPRQARDLYKLNKVRLLYDRDQDTSRIVCRTKEDLDVPLDMSHSYLRAMSPIHIKYLKNMAVRSSMSISINAFNELWGLISCHSYGNHGMRVSFPIRKMCRLVGDTASRNIERLSYASRLQARKLINTAPTDKNPSGYIIASSEDLLKLFDADFGLLSIKGETKIMGLVEQSQEALAMLEYLRMRQLTSVVASQDVKEDFPDLRYPPGFQVVAGLLYVPLSVGGNDFIVFFRKGQIKEVKWAGNPYEKFVREGTAGYLEPRKSFKTWHETVVGKCREWNEEQVETAAVLCLVYGKFIEVWRQKEMALQNSKLTRLLLANSAHEVRTPLNAIINYLEIALEGSLDQETRDNLARSHSASKSLIYVINDLLDLTKTEEGQNLVKDEVFDLASCIREATGPFLNDAKRKGIHYTVVQHPGLPRFVHGDERRIRQALSNVTANAVAHTHSGHVKVEVFVSEVKDRQAVVDFVIEDSGIGMSASQLDTLFRDLEQVSSEEAPMSGTKLEEMPREMRTLGLGLAVVARIVRNMDGQLRLKSEVGQGSRFVVQLAFLLSNECPSSQGNENVPTSGSTNKSTNSADSANTATSAPLSLTAAPEGEITLVDRVSSMTSTVEGGDASMKQGSRASQRSMSSCGSHGSHQSDADRLIDAISTPLSLNDKEGGEYPLPGSVNSGGGSMRPTSRGAISLSGRPVSPPRSPVATKPHSEPGSAGVVDSKTPIRAVKIPDEYSDMPQRPQPSEHSRVLFEMKGNDRPVTKAATESVTSGGTQMTEPQHLEVLVAEDDPINMKILRKRLERVGHGVHHTVNGEDCAAAYRERSKEFDVVLMDMQMPIVDGLTSTKMIRSMEASAEHQGHSSLANSNYRIPIFAVSASLVEREKQTYVDAGF from the exons ATGGATGCGCCTCACGAGAAGGACGACCAGGACATCAACCAAGCTCAGCCTGAGCAGCAAGGGCAGCTGGAGCAGGAACAACAGGAGCAGGAACACGACCCCTCGTCTGCGTCTCTTCCAACCTATACTTCTTACCCCCCTCCACCTCAGTCTTcgacagcatcttcatcgaCATTTAGGCCCATGGGCCAAGACTTACCAAATTTGCGAACAAGTCCTTCCGACGCAACTCCGACACGCACGACCCGAGCTGTCTCATCTGCTGCTCCTAGCGAGCAGAATAGTATTGCAAACTCGGATCCGCCGTTTTCTCCTTGGAGTGTTGGATCAGATAAGCAATTGGGATATCACTCTGCTGCTTCAGATATTTCTGGAGATCGAGTCTTTCCTATACGATCCGTCATAAGCGTCGACCCCAACCCCA ATCTGAGACGGTCAGACACCGTTCCAGCTAATTACCATTCACGAGCCCATAGTGAGCGCATCGATGCCCTTATGCGGAGGAAGAACACTATGAGCGGCCCAATGTCCAGCATTCAACTAGACGCAAACCGCCATGGAAGCAGTACAACACCACTTCAGCTCGATATCTCCACTTCCGACAatgaaactgaaacagaagaaTCCGGACCAATGGGTCACAGCGCACctgcagctgcagcctcTGGACACGAGCCCGATGTGTCTTCTGCGGGACAGTCGAGTGCTGACGTCCCCCTTGTCACATCTCGCTTCACTCATGTTGTGACCGATGATGGCCACGCAGTTATCACAGGCCGCGATGGTGTCCTTCAGCGCTGCGAAGATGAACCGATTCATACTCCTGGTGCGATTCAAACATTCGGTGCTCTCGTTGCGCTCCGTGAAGAGAATGATGGCTGCTTCGTCGCTCGATACATTAGCGAAAACTCTGAGCGAATGCTGGGCTACACGCCCAAGCAACTATTTCAACTCAAAAACTTTTTAGACATCTTGACGGAGGAACAGCAGGATAATCTTCTTGACCACATCGATTTCATTCGTGACGAAGATGCGGATCCAGCTGTTAACGGGCCTGAAGTTTTTAGTTTGTCGATTCGGTCCCCTAAGCGCAAGAGCACAAAACTCTGGTGTGCCATTCACATAAACCCGGCACATCCTGATTTAATCATTTGCGAATTCGAACTAGACGATGACGCTGAATATCCTCTACGACCAGTTGATGAGTTGACCCCCGATACCCCACACGACACCCTCCAGTCAAATCCAACACTGGAAGAAATCGAAGACAGCACAGAGGTCCTCAGCAAACCCCTGAGAATATTGAGGAGTGCGAGAAAGAGACGGGGCGAGCAAGGCGCCATGCAAGTCTTTGATATCATGTCCCAGGTTCAAGAGCAACTCTCTTCAGCTCCCAACTTGGAAGCGTTCCTGAAAATCCTGGTGGGCATAGTCAAGGAATTGACTGGCTTCCACCGTGTCATGATTTACCAGTTCGACTCTTCCTTCAACGGCAAGGTCGTAACAGAACTTGTCGACACATCAATGACGAGAGATCTGTATAAAGGCCTCCACTTTCCCGCATCAGACATTCCACGACAAGCTCGCGATTTATACAAACTCAACAAGGTCAGATTGCTTTACGACCGAGATCAAGACACCTCCAGAATAGTTTGCAGGACTAAGGAAGATCTGGACGTTCCTCTGGACATGAGTCATTCCTACTTGCGAGCCATGTCCCCTATCCATATCAAGTATCTCAAAAACATGGCAGTGAGATCGTCCATGTCGATATCAATTAATGCTTTTAATGAGCTATGGGGCCTTATTTCTTGCCACTCGTATGGTAATCACGGCATGCGAGTGTCTTTTCCAATTCGGAAGATGTGTCGACTGGTTGGTGACACCGCGTCCAGGAACATTGAGAGGCTATCTTACGCCTCACGGCTACAGGCTCGCAAGTTGATCAACACTGCACCTACAGACAAGAACCCCTCTGGATATATTATTGCGTCTTCAGAGGATCTTTTGAAGCTGTTCGATGCAGATTTTGGGCTGCTATCTATCAAGGGCGAGACCAAAATCATGGGACTTGTCGAACAAAGCCAGGAAGCCCTTGCGATGCTGGAATACCTACGAATGCGACAACTTACCTCTGTTGTTGCATCGCAGGACGTTAAAGAAGACTTTCCCGACCTACGATATCCACCTGGTTTCCAAGTTGTAGCCGGTCTACTCTACGTACCCCTCAGCGTTGGCGGCAACgacttcatcgtcttcttccgGAAGGGCCAGATCAAAGAAGTCAAGTGGGCCGGCAACCCCTACGAAAAGTTTGTTCGAGAGGGCACTGCCGGCTACTTGGAGCCAAGAAAGAGCTTCAAGACCTGGCATGAAACTGTTGTCGGCAAATGCCGAGAATGGAATGAAGAACAGGTCGAGACTGCAGCCGTGCTCTGTCTCGTCTACGGTAAATTCATCGAGGTCTGGAGGCAAAAAGAAATGGCTCTTCAAAACAGCAAGTTAACCCGATTATTGCTTGCTAATTCTGCCCATGAGGTCCGGACACCTCTTAATGCCATTATCAACTACCTGGAAATCGCCCTGGAGGGCAGTCTCGATCAAGAAACCCGTGATAACCTGGCGAGATCTCATTCCGCCTCCAAGTCTTTGATCTATGTCATCAACGACTTGTTAGACTTGACTAAGACTGAAGAAGGACAGAACTTGGTCAAGGATGAGGTTTTTGATCTTGCCAGCTGCATTAGAGAAGCGACAGGTCCATTCCTGAATGATGCTAAACGAAAAGGAATTCATTACACCGTTGTTCAACATCCTGGGCTTCCGCGATTCGTACATGGCGATGAACGACGAATTCGCCAAGCACTCTCTAATGTCACTGCGAACGCTGTGGCCCATACTCACAGCGGCCACGTTAAGGTGGAAGTCTTTGTGTCAGAAGTCAAAGATCGACAGGCAGTGGTGGATTTTGTCATTGAGGACTCTGGTATTGGCATGAGTGCCAGCCAATTGGATACCTTGTTCCGTGACCTCGAACAGGTCAGCTCAGAGGAAGCACCTATGTCGGGCACGAAGCTGGAGGAGATGCCTCGCGAAATGCGAACATTGggacttggtcttgctgttgttgccCGCATTGTTCGAAACATGGATGGACAGCTTCGCCTAAAGTCGGAGGTTGGCCAAGGCTCAAGATTCGTGGTTCAACTTGCATTCCTCCTTTCCAATGAGTGTCCAAGCTCACAAGGAAACGAAAACGTCCCGACGAGTGGCTCAACAAACAAGTCGACAAACAGTGCAGATTCCGCAAACACTGCAACATCTGCCCCACTGTCTCTGACAGCCGCTCCAGAGGGAGAGATTACACTCGTTGACAGGGTTAGCTCCATGACTTCTACTGTCGAAGGAGGCGATGCATCAATGAAACAAGGAAGCCGAGCAAGCCAACGAAGTATGAGTAGCTGTGGCAGCCATGGTAGTCATCAAAGTGACGCCGATCGACTCATTGATGCGATCTCAACGCCACTATCTCTGAACGACAAGGAAGGCGGTGAGTATCCTCTTCCTGGTAGTGTGAATTCAGGAGGAGGCTCCATGCGGCCCACGTCCCGCGGAGCTATCAGCCTCAGTGGCCGACCTGTGAGTCCTCCCAGGAGCCCTGTGGCAACCAAACCACATAGCGAGCCCGGAAGCGCAGGGGTGGTGGATTCAAAAACTCCGATTCGTGCTGTCAAGATTCCAGACGAGTACAGCGATATGCCCCAAAGACCACAGCCCAGCGAACATTCCCGTGTTCTCTTTGAGATGAAGGGAAACGATCGCCCCGTAACAAAGGCCGCTACAGAGAGCGTCACAAGTGGAGGAACTCAGATGACTGAGCCACAACATCTGGAGGTCCTTGTGGCCGAAGACGACCCAATCAACATGAAGATTTTGAGGAAACGTTTGGAGCGAGTCGGCCATGGCGTGCATCATACTGTCAACGGTGAAGACTGTGCTGCAGCATATCGCGAAAGATCAAAGGAGTTTGACGTCGTCTTAATGGATATGCAA ATGCCAATTGTCGATGGACTCACAAGTACGAAAATGATCAGGTCAATGGAGGCATCCGCGGAGCATCAAGGCCATTCGTCGTTGGCTAACTCAAATTATCGCATCCCAATTTTCGCTGTTTCGGCTTCTCTCGTTGAGCGCGAGAAGCAGACTTACGTCGATGCCGGCTTTTGA
- a CDS encoding 2-dehydropantoate 2-reductase, which translates to MYIYHSRVDIIFIGAGAVGCFYASRLHHSSQNLHVSLVARSNYAAIQKDGVKLLTRSFGDYTFKPDAAFPSVDAAAAATSSGAKRDWHYIFVTTKALPDISDDSSIIEPLVGPKSCIVLIQNGVGVEEPFRKRFPNNPIVSAVTVVSAEQTSPGTIRQNRWTRISIGPYTDGLASKDSELGRRGTESTEALRRWWTDLGGIKDVDPHDEVGLQTVRWHKLCINAAMNPSAVLSGGRGNADMVADDELQRHLLGVMHEIRDAVPKILGRPFPDSMAKPEKIVESTARNKGARPSMLLDWEAGKPLELEVILGNPVRIARERGVEMPRLQSLYALLRSAQAMRKRETKGKL; encoded by the exons ATGTACATCTATCATAGCCGCGTTgatatcatcttcatcgGTGCTGGCGCCGTTGGTTGCTTCTACGCTTCACGCCTTCATCAT TCGTCCCAAAATCTTCACGTTTCTCTCGTGGCTCGCTCTAACTATGCTGCTATTCAAAAAGACGGCGTGAAGCTTCTGACACGAAGCTTTGGTGATTACACCTTCAAGCCCGATGCGGCTTTCCCTTCTGtcgatgctgctgctgctgccactTCATCAGGCGCAAAGCGAGACTGGCACTATATCTTCGTGACAACCAAGGCTCTTCCAGATATCAGCGATGACTCTTCCATCATCGAGCCCCTGGTAGGCCCAAAGTCATGTATTGTCCTCATCCAGAATGGTGTCGGTGTAGAGGAGCCCTTCCGCAAACGCTTCCCTAATAACCCGATCGTCAGCGCTGTCACCGTTGTTAGTGCAGAGCAAACATCTCCTGGTACTATTCGCCAGAACCGCTGGACGCGTATCAGCATCGGACCTTACACAGATGGTTTAGCCTCGAAGGACTCGGAGCTAGGCCGTCGTGGCACAGAGTCGACTGAAGCACTGCGTCGTTGGTGGACAGACCTGGGTGGTATCAAAGACGTGGATCCCCATGATGAAGTCGGTCTTCAGACTGTGCGGTGGCACAAGCTCTGTATCAACGCAGCCATGAACCCCTCCGCTGTGCTCTCAGGTGGTCGTGGCAATGCCGATATGGTAGCAGATGACGAGCTCCAGCGACATCTCCTAGGCGTGATGCATGAGATTCGAGATGCTGTGCCCAAGATTCTCGGCAGACCTTTCCCGGACAGTATGGCCAAACCTGAGAAGATCGTTGAGAGCACAGCCCGCAATAAGGGCGCGAGGCCGAGCATGCTTCTGGACTGGGAAGCAGGTAAGCCTTTAGAGCTTGAGGTGATATTGGGTAATCCTGTGAGGATTGCAAGGGAGAGAGGTGTTGAAATGCCTAGGTTGCAGAGCTTGTATGCGCTTTTGAGGTCGGCGCAGGCCATGAGGAAAAGGGAGACCAAGGGGAAGCTTTGA
- a CDS encoding 2-dehydropantoate 2-reductase yields the protein MVDNSRVDIIFIGAGAVGCFYASRLHHSSQNLHVSLVARSNYAAIQKDGVKLLTRSFGDYTFKPDAAFPSVDAAAAATSSGAKRDWHYIFVTTKALPDISDDSSIIEPLVGPKSCIVLIQNGVGVEEPFRKRFPNNPIVSAVTVVSAEQTSPGTIRQNRWTRISIGPYTDGLASKDSELGRRGTESTEALRRWWTDLGGIKDVDPHDEVGLQTVRWHKLCINAAMNPSAVLSGGRGNADMVADDELQRHLLGVMHEIRDAVPKILGRPFPDSMAKPEKIVESTARNKGARPSMLLDWEAGKPLELEVILGNPVRIARERGVEMPRLQSLYALLRSAQAMRKRETKGKL from the exons atggtAGACAATAG CCGCGTTgatatcatcttcatcgGTGCTGGCGCCGTTGGTTGCTTCTACGCTTCACGCCTTCATCAT TCGTCCCAAAATCTTCACGTTTCTCTCGTGGCTCGCTCTAACTATGCTGCTATTCAAAAAGACGGCGTGAAGCTTCTGACACGAAGCTTTGGTGATTACACCTTCAAGCCCGATGCGGCTTTCCCTTCTGtcgatgctgctgctgctgccactTCATCAGGCGCAAAGCGAGACTGGCACTATATCTTCGTGACAACCAAGGCTCTTCCAGATATCAGCGATGACTCTTCCATCATCGAGCCCCTGGTAGGCCCAAAGTCATGTATTGTCCTCATCCAGAATGGTGTCGGTGTAGAGGAGCCCTTCCGCAAACGCTTCCCTAATAACCCGATCGTCAGCGCTGTCACCGTTGTTAGTGCAGAGCAAACATCTCCTGGTACTATTCGCCAGAACCGCTGGACGCGTATCAGCATCGGACCTTACACAGATGGTTTAGCCTCGAAGGACTCGGAGCTAGGCCGTCGTGGCACAGAGTCGACTGAAGCACTGCGTCGTTGGTGGACAGACCTGGGTGGTATCAAAGACGTGGATCCCCATGATGAAGTCGGTCTTCAGACTGTGCGGTGGCACAAGCTCTGTATCAACGCAGCCATGAACCCCTCCGCTGTGCTCTCAGGTGGTCGTGGCAATGCCGATATGGTAGCAGATGACGAGCTCCAGCGACATCTCCTAGGCGTGATGCATGAGATTCGAGATGCTGTGCCCAAGATTCTCGGCAGACCTTTCCCGGACAGTATGGCCAAACCTGAGAAGATCGTTGAGAGCACAGCCCGCAATAAGGGCGCGAGGCCGAGCATGCTTCTGGACTGGGAAGCAGGTAAGCCTTTAGAGCTTGAGGTGATATTGGGTAATCCTGTGAGGATTGCAAGGGAGAGAGGTGTTGAAATGCCTAGGTTGCAGAGCTTGTATGCGCTTTTGAGGTCGGCGCAGGCCATGAGGAAAAGGGAGACCAAGGGGAAGCTTTGA